A portion of the Mesobacillus sp. AQ2 genome contains these proteins:
- the miaA gene encoding tRNA (adenosine(37)-N6)-dimethylallyltransferase MiaA — protein sequence MEEKQNLIVLIGPTAVGKTKLSIELAKKYNGEIISGDSMQIYKGMDIGTAKISREEMEGIRHHLIDVKDPDEGFSTAEFQEIVREKIHEISGRGKIPMIVGGTGLYIQSAIYDYHFTEAPSDPDFRRRLENEAKEKGPESLHGKLEIVDPESASRIHPNNIRRVIRALEINHCTGKTAGELQANQSTELMYNTAIIGLTMERELLYSRINLRVDLMMEQGLLDEVKYFYDNGLKDCQSIQAIGYKELYEYFDGKVSLEEAIENLKQNSRRYAKRQLTWFRNKMNVEWFDMSESNGAEKKFAEISQFIEGKLKIKANT from the coding sequence TTGGAAGAGAAACAGAATCTGATTGTATTAATTGGGCCGACTGCTGTTGGCAAAACAAAGTTAAGTATCGAACTAGCTAAAAAGTACAATGGTGAAATCATTAGCGGGGATTCCATGCAGATTTATAAAGGAATGGATATCGGAACGGCTAAGATCAGCCGGGAAGAGATGGAAGGAATCCGCCATCATTTAATTGACGTGAAAGACCCGGATGAAGGTTTTTCAACTGCGGAGTTCCAGGAAATCGTCCGCGAGAAAATACATGAGATCAGCGGACGCGGGAAGATACCGATGATTGTTGGCGGTACCGGATTATATATTCAGTCCGCTATTTATGATTATCATTTCACCGAGGCGCCTTCCGACCCGGATTTTCGCCGCCGCTTAGAGAATGAAGCGAAAGAAAAAGGCCCGGAATCTCTACATGGGAAGCTGGAAATTGTGGATCCGGAAAGTGCATCCAGAATTCATCCCAATAATATCCGCCGGGTCATCAGGGCGCTCGAAATCAACCACTGTACTGGAAAAACTGCGGGCGAATTGCAGGCAAACCAGTCAACAGAGTTGATGTATAATACTGCGATCATTGGGCTGACAATGGAAAGGGAATTGCTTTACAGCCGGATTAACCTCCGTGTCGACCTTATGATGGAGCAAGGGCTTCTCGATGAGGTAAAGTATTTTTATGATAATGGATTGAAGGATTGTCAATCGATCCAGGCAATTGGCTATAAAGAGCTTTACGAATACTTTGATGGGAAGGTTAGCCTGGAGGAAGCTATTGAAAATTTAAAACAAAATTCCCGCCGCTATGCAAAAAGGCAGCTAACTTGGTTTCGAAACAAGATGAATGTGGAATGGTTTGATATGTCAGAGTCTAATGGCGCTGAAAAAAAATTCGCTGAAATTTCCCAGTTCATTGAAGGAAAGCTCAAGATAAAAGCGAATACATAA